The genomic window AGCGTCATTTTGACATGAACGACTGCGCCCTCGGGTTGCTGCTCAAGAGTGAGTGCATAGATCAGCCCTAGATCAACAATATTGACGGGAATTTCAGGATCGTAGCAAGTTTTCAAGACCTCCCAGATATCGTTTTCTGTGATAGTCGTTGTCGTGCCGACTGGGGTGGGAGAAGTTTGAATCCGTGCTTGTTTGCCTAAGGCGTCGGCGTCCTCAGCCTCTATACGAAAAAGTCCGGGTTGATGCGGCACGATGACAGTGTATGTGCCGCCGAGAGCTTGCGTGATGAGAACTGACGTGCCGGCCGGCAGATGAATACTGCTGCCACTAGGGATTTGTATAGCCGTGACATCTCGAGTGAGCGTAATCAAGTTTTCTGACATAACCCAATTCTAAATCTAATCTAGAAGATCAATCTTTATCGTGTTGGTTTTCTTGATTTTTTCGGGCAAGATACTGCTCTACGTGAAGGAGTCCGCCTTCTCCTGCACGTTGCACAACTTTCAATAAATGATCCATTGTGGCGACCTCCTCGAGTTGCTCCTCAATGAACCATTGCAGAAAATTTTGTGTAGTATAGTCGCTTTCGGAGATGGCAACTCGAAGGATGTGATGAATCTGTTGAGTCACTTCCTTCTCTCGCTGAAGGCTGAGTGCTATTGCCTGCTCGGCAAATTGAAACTGACATATAGGCGCTGGTATAGCCGGAATTGCGGCGCGCCCGCCTACGTCGATGACATATTTCAAAAACTTGTAGGCATGTCCCCTCTCTTCGTCAGATTGTTTATAGAAGAAAGCCGCAAGCTCTGGAAGGGCCTCAGCCTCGAAATGCGCAGCTATCGCTGTGTATTGAAGCGAGGCAGAAAACTCATTCCCTATTTGTTGATTTAGCAAATCCAAAACTTGTGATGAGGTAAGCATATGCTATAATTCTACTCTAACATTTCAAACTTGCAAATCCTACTCACCTTCTGCGAAAAAATATAAAACACAATTCAACAATAGAAAATCTCAACCAGGCCGAGCATTCATCGAGAAAAGCCACTTGTAATGGAAAATTTTCTGCGCCGATTAACCCTTCATAATGTTAGAAACACCCTCTTGCGCCTACCATTTGAAATTCGATCTCAAATCAGCTCTATCACATTTTATGTTTTTCCATCACCCATTCCGAATATCCACAAAGGAGTCAGTCAAGATACGTTAGGCTTATTCCAGGGAACCACTATGCTGGAGAGTTTTCAATGCCCAATGGATCAACCTCCAAGTATAACTTTATTTTTCATTAATATCTGGAACTACGCGGATCAAAATTTAAGACGATTCCATAAAGAAGTTGCGTTAACTCTACATCACGAAATAGGGCACTATCTGGGATTGGATGAACTTGATTTATCAGATCGTGGGTTGGCTTGAGGAAACAAAAAATCACGATAAATTCAGAGTTGCTATTCATAAAAAATTTTATAATGTATAAATCGCTATGGACATCACAAAACTAACACCGAAACAGTTGCAAAATATCCTTCGACTAATGAAGGAAAAAGAAGCGTTACTTGCGAAGATAGCTGCAATCGACGAGCAATTAAGAGCATTAAGTGCCTCTGATGAAACGCATTTGGAGAATACGACAGCATCTAGAGCGTCTAGAAAAAGACGTTCCAAGAGAAACACACGGATAGGAAAAGCCGTGCAGGCTAAGCGAACTGCGAATAAGAAAAAGTCACTACCTTTGAAAAAACTAATTGTTGATCTCTTACAAACCGCAGGCCCAGAAGGACTCGCCGTAAGAGATATTGCAGAAAAGCTAGGTGTTCCTAACAATAATATCTTCAGTTGGTTTTATACGACGGGGAAGAAATTTTCTAATATCATCAAAGTCGGCGATGGTCGATTTGCATGGCAAGTCTCCAATCCTTCCCCAGAATCAACTCCCACCTCTGAACCAAACTCGATCCCACAGCCCCCTGCAAACTAAATCAAAGAATAAGACTAGGCTCGATTCGAGTTATACATACAAAGTTGAAGCCTTAGATTTTTTCAGGGCTTTTTTATCCTTTCGATAAAATCACCTAGTCGGTTTTAGATACAAGCTGCTGGTGACGGATATCCGTGCCGAGGTGAAGATAATAAACTTCTTCGGCAATGTTTTTTGCATGATCCGCTATTCGCTCAATGGACTTAGATACCGTCATCAAATTCAAGGCGCGTGTAATTGTCGCCGGCTTTTCAATCATGTAGCTTGTGAGCTCTCGCGCAAGCTGTTTGTTTATGGCGTCCACTATCTTATCCCGCTGAATAAGCTTTTGCATCTCATCGGGTTTTTCTCGGATAAACGCTTGCAAAGCATCACGTAGCATCTCTTGTGCGAGTGAAGCCATCCTCGGTATGTCAATGAGCGGTTTAAGCGGTGGTTCAGCGTTAAGTTCTACTGCGCGTCGTGCTATGGTTACCGATTCATCACCGATACGTTCAAGGTTACCGCATATACGCGTAAGGACGAGCATCAGTCGACAATCTTTAGCAACTGGAGCATGCGTAGCAATATATGTGACTACCATCTCCTCTATAGAAACCTCTAAACGATCGATCTCTGAGTCATCGGCTTGAACTTTTTCGGCAATCTTATCATCTCGGTCTACTATCGCCTTGACTGATTCCTTGAGGCTACGCTCGGCGAGGCTAGCCATAAGAAGAAGCTCCTCCTTGAGCTTACTTAGAAGCTGTTCAGTAGCCATAAGTGGCCGATCATCCTATCATCAAAGATTCAGCTTTTTAATGCTTTGCGCCACATGAGCCGCGCTAGACTGCAGTTGAGAAAGCTCCTCAGGAGTAAGCTCCAATTCGATTACCTTCTCTACTCCATTGCGCCCTAATATCGCAGGCACTCCGACAAACTGATCCCTAATCCCATACTGACCCGTACACCATGCAGCTACAGGCAGAACCCTTTTTTCATCACGAACGATAGACTGCACCATTTGCACCGTAGCAGCGGAGGGAGCATAATATGCACTCCCCTTTTGAAGTAGCTTAACAATCTCAGCCCCTCCGTTTCTCGTGCGCTCTACAATCGCATTCAGACGTTCAGCTGTGATTAACTTATCCACAGAAATCCCACTAACAGTAGTATAACGAACAAGGGGCACCATATCGTCACCATGGCCCCCGAGAACCATGGCTTGAACATCCTTGTGAGCAACGTTAAGTTCCATCGCTACAAATGCTCGAAATCTGGCTGAGTCAAGCACCCCTGCCATCCCCATAACGCGATGGCGTGGAAATTCCGTCACAGCTCCCACGAGATACGTCATGACATCTAACGGATTGCTCACTACAATCACTATAGATGTAGGGGCATACTTTTTAATGTTTTCCGCTACGCCCCTGACAATCTCAGCATTTTTATACAACAAATCATCTCGACTCATACCCGGCTGGCGCGGAAGGCCGCTAGTTACAATCACGATATCCGAGCCTTCATAGTCAGCAGGATTATTTGTGCCGTAAATTTTTACCTCAAATCCCTCTAGGCATGCACTTTGCATAATGTCAAGCGCCTTACCCTGAGGCATCCCTTCAATGATGTCGTGTAGAACTACGTCTCCTAAATTTTTTTCTACTATTCTTTGTGCTGTCGTTGAGCCAACAAAACCCGCACCGACTACTGTTATTTTCATAGACAGACTTTACTATGGTGTTGCACCTATTAAGATGTTGTTTCTCCTAAAATTTGTAACGCCTCTTTCTTTTCTTTCTCTACTATGGGTTCACCTACTGGTTCACCTTTCTCAATGATTCGAATGGCTCTATGGCCTATAAAGCCTGTTCCAGCAGGGATGATATGCCCCATTATGATGTTCTCTTTGAAACCGCGCAAATAATCAATCTTACCCATAGTAGCAGCTTCTGTAAGCACTCGTGTTGTATCTTGGAAACTAGCTGCAGAGATAAAACTCTCGGTTTCTAAAGAGGCCTTCGTTACGCCCAGAAGAACTGGGGTCGCTTCTGCCGGCTTACCACCTTTCTCTTCAATTTCCCGATTTGCCAATTCGAAAGTAATCCGATCGACCTGATCACCCCATAAAAAGTCTGTGTCACCCGGATCCGTGATTTTCACCTTCCTTAGCATCTGACGAATAATGATTTCTATGTGTTTATCATTAATTTCTACACCCTGTAAGCGGTAAACCTCTTGCACCTGGTTAAGAAGATACTGTTGCAATTCGCTAACCCCGCACACTTCTAAGATCTCGTGCGGCATGACAGGTCCCTCGGTGAGCTGTTGTCCTTTTTTGACATAGTCACCCTTGTATACGATAAGATGCTTAGATAAGGGGATTAGATGCTCCTCCTCTTCTTTAGTCTCCGGATTTCGAATGATCAATTTCTTTTTGGCGCGGACAATTCCAACAATATCTACGATCCCATCTATACGAGCAATCTCAGCAGCATCTTTGGGTTTTCTCGCCTCAAATAGCTCTGCAATTCTCGGTAGCCCACCGGTGATATCTTTCGTTTTAACCACTTTACGAGGAGTCTTAGCCAGGCGTTGGCCAGCTGACACTTTCTGATTGGCCTTCACTTCAATATGCGCCCCAGCGGGAATGCTGTAGGAAGCAACAACTTCTTTGTTTTCATCTACAATCACAATCTGCGGATGAAGATCCTCCTTGTGTTCGATAATTACCATACCTGCCTGTTTACTGGCCTCGTCGATTTCCCGCTTCATCGTTACCCCCTCTATAATATCCTTAAACTCGACTGTGCCAGATTTCTCTGTAAGTATGGGTATGTTATATGGATCCCACTGTGCAAAGACCGTCCCCTTGGGTATACGCTGCCCATTTCCCACGCTTATAACCGAGCCAATAACAATACTATATCGCTCCAGCTCCCTGCCTTCATCGTCAACAATAGCCACAAATCCGTTTTTGTTTAAGACAACATAATTTTTCTCTTGATCTTGAACTACGCGTAGATCAATAAATTGCACCACACCATCATTCTTAGCTCGTATCTGAGGTTGTTTAAATACTTGAGAGGCTGTGCCACCGATATGAAACGTGCGCATCGTAAGCTGTGTCCCTGGCTCACCGATAGATTGTGCTGCAATCACACCTACCGAATCCCCTGGTTTTGACATACGCGCACTCGCATAATTATAACCGTAGCACTTGGCGCATACCCCTCGGTGCGTTTCGCAGGTAAGCACAGACCGTATTCGAACTCTCTCTTGGCCTATATTCTCAATTTCGGAAGCTTTAGCCTCATCTATAAGTTCGCCAGCCTTGACGATAATATTTCCAGTCACAGGGTTGCGTATCTCATCACACGAGACACGTCCAATAATTCGGTCTGCAAGACGAACAATCTCCTCATCTCCTTCGTAAATTGCTTGCACCCATATCCCCTTCGTTGTCCCACAATCCTCCTCCGTCACAATTACGTCCTGTGCCACGTCGTGTAATTTCCGAGTCATGTAACCAGCATCAGCAGTTTTAAGGGCCGTATCTGCAAGCCCTTTACGGGCACCATGAGTAGAGATAAAATACTCGATTACAGACAAACCTTCCCGGAAATTAGAAAGAATGGGTCTTTCTATGATGTCCCCTGAAGGTTTAGCCATCAAACCGCGAATACCCGCTAACTGTCTAACTTGCTGCTTATTTCCACGCGCCCCTGAATCCACCATTAGATAAAGTGGATTCAATTCTCTCCGCCCTTTGTTATAATCTAACGTCCGAAACATCACTCCAGAAATCTCATCAGTAGCCTGCGTCCAGATATCCACAATCTTGTTATACCTTTCTCCTTCCGTGATAGCTCCAGATCGATACTGCTTTTCCACTACCGCAATCTGCTCATGCGCCTTTTGTATGACTCTGTCTTTTTCTTCCGGTATAATCATGTCATCTATGCCTATAGATATCCCCGCACGAGTTGCTTCACTAAATCCAAGTTCTTTAAGTTTATCCAAAGATTTCACAGTCGCGTCATGCCCCGCGATCTGGTAACATTTCAATATAATCTCCCCTAGTTGCTTCTTGCCACATGTCTTGTTATAGAAACCAAGATTCTCCGGCCACACCTGGTTAAAGATAACGCGACCAGCCGTCGTAGTTATCAACTTCGAGTCCGGATCTCCAAACGGCGTTTTTTTACCCCAATCCGGATTTCTATAAAGTATCGGTTCATGTGTTTGAATCAACTTCTCAGCATGCGCAAAAAGAACTTCATCAGCCGATCCGAATAGAGGAAGACGTTTAGATTCTTGATGCTGTTGGCGTTTTGCCATCAAGGTTATATAATAACACCCTAAAGTAATATCTTGCGTCGGAGTCGTTATCGGTCGCCCACTTGATGGCGAAAAGATGTTATTTGTCGATAACATCAACAGCCTAGCTTCAAGCTGTGCCTCTACAGATAATGGAACATGGACAGCCATCTGATCTCCGTCAAAGTCTGCGTTATATGCTGTGCAGACAAGCGGATGGATTCTAATAGCCTCACCTTCTATCAACTTTGGCTCAAATGCTTGAATAGAAAGCCTATGCAAAGTCGGAGCACGATTGAGTAATACAGGATGGCCTTTCGTGACGTCTTCTAAGATATCCCATACAATATTCTCTTGCCTTTCTATCATCTTTTTAGCACTGCGCACTGTATGAACCTGCCCCAACTCCTTCAGACGCCTAATAATAAATGGCTCAAATAACACCAACGCCATCTTCTTAGGTAAACCGCATTGATGAAGCTTTAACTCAGGCCCAATAACTATGACCGAACGACCCGAATAATCCACTCGCTTACCTAGCAAATTCTGCCTAAAGCGACCGGTCTTCCCCTTGAGCATGTCAGACAAAGACTTTAATGGACGATTCCCACTGCTAGTTACCGGTCTCCCGTGCCTGCCATTATCCAACAGCGCATCTACA from Candidatus Methylacidiphilales bacterium includes these protein-coding regions:
- a CDS encoding ferritin, with the protein product MLTSSQVLDLLNQQIGNEFSASLQYTAIAAHFEAEALPELAAFFYKQSDEERGHAYKFLKYVIDVGGRAAIPAIPAPICQFQFAEQAIALSLQREKEVTQQIHHILRVAISESDYTTQNFLQWFIEEQLEEVATMDHLLKVVQRAGEGGLLHVEQYLARKNQENQHDKD
- the mdh gene encoding malate dehydrogenase translates to MKITVVGAGFVGSTTAQRIVEKNLGDVVLHDIIEGMPQGKALDIMQSACLEGFEVKIYGTNNPADYEGSDIVIVTSGLPRQPGMSRDDLLYKNAEIVRGVAENIKKYAPTSIVIVVSNPLDVMTYLVGAVTEFPRHRVMGMAGVLDSARFRAFVAMELNVAHKDVQAMVLGGHGDDMVPLVRYTTVSGISVDKLITAERLNAIVERTRNGGAEIVKLLQKGSAYYAPSAATVQMVQSIVRDEKRVLPVAAWCTGQYGIRDQFVGVPAILGRNGVEKVIELELTPEELSQLQSSAAHVAQSIKKLNL
- the rpoC gene encoding DNA-directed RNA polymerase subunit beta', with translation MSSDSSRLAVHELLTGGRAVGADEVAISIASPEAIRAWSRGEVKNPETINYRTFKPEKGGLFCERIFGPTKDYECACGKYKRIKYKGVICDRCGVEVTQARVRRERMGHIELAVPISHIWFFKCMPSRLGLMMDMTARELERVIYYEDYMVVDPGQTPLQPKQLLSDKEYREAIAQYGEGSFVAKMGAEAVRDILKAIDLDDLIKRLSDEMAATRSKQNKKKLAKRLKLAQGFRDSGTRPEWMILEVLPVIPPDLRPLVPLEGGRFATSDLNDLYRRVINRNNRLKSLLQPNTPEVIIRNEKRMLQEAVDALLDNGRHGRPVTSSGNRPLKSLSDMLKGKTGRFRQNLLGKRVDYSGRSVIVIGPELKLHQCGLPKKMALVLFEPFIIRRLKELGQVHTVRSAKKMIERQENIVWDILEDVTKGHPVLLNRAPTLHRLSIQAFEPKLIEGEAIRIHPLVCTAYNADFDGDQMAVHVPLSVEAQLEARLLMLSTNNIFSPSSGRPITTPTQDITLGCYYITLMAKRQQHQESKRLPLFGSADEVLFAHAEKLIQTHEPILYRNPDWGKKTPFGDPDSKLITTTAGRVIFNQVWPENLGFYNKTCGKKQLGEIILKCYQIAGHDATVKSLDKLKELGFSEATRAGISIGIDDMIIPEEKDRVIQKAHEQIAVVEKQYRSGAITEGERYNKIVDIWTQATDEISGVMFRTLDYNKGRRELNPLYLMVDSGARGNKQQVRQLAGIRGLMAKPSGDIIERPILSNFREGLSVIEYFISTHGARKGLADTALKTADAGYMTRKLHDVAQDVIVTEEDCGTTKGIWVQAIYEGDEEIVRLADRIIGRVSCDEIRNPVTGNIIVKAGELIDEAKASEIENIGQERVRIRSVLTCETHRGVCAKCYGYNYASARMSKPGDSVGVIAAQSIGEPGTQLTMRTFHIGGTASQVFKQPQIRAKNDGVVQFIDLRVVQDQEKNYVVLNKNGFVAIVDDEGRELERYSIVIGSVISVGNGQRIPKGTVFAQWDPYNIPILTEKSGTVEFKDIIEGVTMKREIDEASKQAGMVIIEHKEDLHPQIVIVDENKEVVASYSIPAGAHIEVKANQKVSAGQRLAKTPRKVVKTKDITGGLPRIAELFEARKPKDAAEIARIDGIVDIVGIVRAKKKLIIRNPETKEEEEHLIPLSKHLIVYKGDYVKKGQQLTEGPVMPHEILEVCGVSELQQYLLNQVQEVYRLQGVEINDKHIEIIIRQMLRKVKITDPGDTDFLWGDQVDRITFELANREIEEKGGKPAEATPVLLGVTKASLETESFISAASFQDTTRVLTEAATMGKIDYLRGFKENIIMGHIIPAGTGFIGHRAIRIIEKGEPVGEPIVEKEKKEALQILGETTS
- the sufT gene encoding putative Fe-S cluster assembly protein SufT, which produces MSENLITLTRDVTAIQIPSGSSIHLPAGTSVLITQALGGTYTVIVPHQPGLFRIEAEDADALGKQARIQTSPTPVGTTTTITENDIWEVLKTCYDPEIPVNIVDLGLIYALTLEQQPEGAVVHVKMTLTAPGCGMGPVIANDAQKKIAALPGVHRAQVEVVWDPPWNPSRISAEGRKKLGIA
- the phoU gene encoding phosphate signaling complex protein PhoU; the encoded protein is MATEQLLSKLKEELLLMASLAERSLKESVKAIVDRDDKIAEKVQADDSEIDRLEVSIEEMVVTYIATHAPVAKDCRLMLVLTRICGNLERIGDESVTIARRAVELNAEPPLKPLIDIPRMASLAQEMLRDALQAFIREKPDEMQKLIQRDKIVDAINKQLARELTSYMIEKPATITRALNLMTVSKSIERIADHAKNIAEEVYYLHLGTDIRHQQLVSKTD